From Verrucomicrobiia bacterium, the proteins below share one genomic window:
- the waaF gene encoding lipopolysaccharide heptosyltransferase II, which translates to MKILILKPSSLGDVVHALPVLRLLKLHLPDSEIFWWLESSLVPLLADDPDLAGIFSFHRQDWSSPLNWPHLATSVRAMRHEHFDWAIDLQGLARSGLFSWLANAGVSIGLDNDREGAREGARLYYDVLTPRSPPRTHAVDRYLAVLPQLRVPVHQNFQWLPERPLIASIVREKWRPGDSRWIALLPGARWDDKRWPVENFVELVKLLTPLAPDFKFAILGGNSDRALGRQIAAAHPTRCLDLTGQTSLPEMIEWLRASELVITNDTGPMHIAAALRKPIIALFGPTEPDSTGPYGQRQNVLQTRSLPCVPCQKSTCSYREPLACLYAVTPEMVCEKALSRLRTV; encoded by the coding sequence TTGAAAATTCTCATCCTCAAGCCCAGTTCGCTCGGCGATGTGGTTCACGCCCTGCCCGTGCTGCGCCTGCTCAAGCTGCACCTGCCTGACAGCGAAATTTTTTGGTGGCTCGAATCCAGCCTCGTTCCCCTGCTCGCGGACGATCCCGATCTTGCCGGGATTTTTTCTTTTCATCGGCAGGATTGGTCGTCGCCATTGAACTGGCCGCATCTCGCCACCAGCGTTCGCGCCATGCGCCACGAGCATTTTGATTGGGCGATTGACTTGCAAGGCCTCGCGCGCAGCGGACTTTTTTCCTGGCTCGCCAACGCCGGCGTGAGCATCGGGCTCGACAACGACCGCGAGGGCGCGCGCGAGGGCGCCCGGCTTTATTACGATGTCCTCACGCCGCGCTCGCCGCCGCGCACCCATGCCGTGGATCGTTATCTCGCCGTGCTGCCGCAACTGCGCGTGCCAGTGCATCAAAATTTCCAATGGCTGCCGGAGCGTCCGTTGATCGCGAGCATCGTCCGTGAAAAATGGCGTCCCGGCGATTCGCGGTGGATTGCGCTGTTGCCCGGAGCGCGTTGGGATGACAAGCGCTGGCCGGTGGAGAATTTTGTCGAGTTGGTCAAACTTCTCACGCCGCTCGCGCCCGATTTTAAATTCGCCATCCTTGGCGGGAATTCCGACCGCGCGCTCGGCCGGCAAATCGCCGCCGCCCATCCCACGCGCTGTCTGGACCTGACGGGCCAAACTTCGCTGCCGGAAATGATCGAATGGTTGCGTGCCTCAGAACTCGTGATCACGAACGATACCGGACCGATGCACATCGCGGCGGCGTTGCGCAAGCCCATCATTGCGCTCTTCGGCCCCACTGAGCCCGACAGCACGGGTCCCTATGGCCAACGGCAAAATGTTTTGCAAACGCGAAGCCTTCCTTGTGTGCCGTGTCAAAAAAGCACTTGCTCGTATCGCGAACCGCTGGCGTGCCTTTATGCGGTCACGCCGGAGATGGTTTGTGAAAAGGCGTTGTCACGATTGCGCACAGTTTGA
- a CDS encoding metallophosphoesterase family protein translates to MKFAIIADIHANLEAFQVVLNDIKEQKCTHYACVGDVVGYGASPKECLKIVRDMGMPCVKGNHDEYCSMEEDLDGFNPHAAEAVNWTRTQLSDEERQWLRDLKYFRLVTSFSMVHATLDGPQRWGYVFNKLDAAASFPYQNTAVCFFGHTHVPLAFIREPTASGQPVIKGGTYSKFKVDLGKKYFVNVGSVGQPRDNNPKCAYVVYDVDEGTIELRRLDYDIAAAQKKILDAGLPPRLAERLAYGK, encoded by the coding sequence ATGAAGTTTGCAATAATAGCTGATATACACGCCAACTTGGAGGCGTTCCAAGTCGTTTTAAACGATATCAAGGAGCAAAAATGCACGCATTACGCTTGCGTGGGCGATGTCGTTGGATACGGAGCCAGCCCCAAGGAATGTCTCAAGATCGTGCGGGACATGGGAATGCCCTGCGTCAAGGGCAACCATGACGAATATTGCTCGATGGAGGAAGACCTCGACGGCTTCAACCCGCACGCCGCCGAAGCGGTGAATTGGACGCGCACCCAGCTTTCCGACGAGGAACGCCAATGGCTGCGCGACCTCAAATATTTTCGCCTCGTCACGAGTTTCTCGATGGTTCACGCCACGCTCGACGGCCCGCAACGCTGGGGTTACGTCTTCAACAAGCTCGATGCTGCGGCCAGTTTTCCATATCAGAACACCGCGGTCTGTTTCTTCGGCCACACGCATGTGCCGCTGGCGTTCATTCGCGAGCCGACCGCATCCGGCCAGCCGGTGATCAAGGGCGGAACGTATTCGAAATTCAAGGTTGACCTGGGCAAGAAATATTTCGTCAATGTCGGCAGTGTCGGCCAGCCCCGCGATAATAATCCGAAATGCGCGTACGTCGTCTATGACGTGGACGAAGGCACGATTGAATTGCGGCGGCTCGATTATGACATCGCCGCGGCGCAGAAAAAAATTCTCGATGCCGGTTTGCCGCCGCGTTTGGCCGAGCGTCTCGCCTACGGCAAATAA
- a CDS encoding acylphosphatase yields MSRRRLQVFYSGNVQGVGFRYTVKTLAAGFEVTGTVRNLADGRVELIAEGSPDELGAFQQAIRESEVGHFIQKEAVAWAEPQGALRGFEIAR; encoded by the coding sequence ATGAGCCGACGCCGTTTACAGGTGTTTTATTCGGGAAATGTGCAGGGCGTTGGCTTCCGTTACACGGTAAAAACGCTGGCGGCTGGTTTTGAAGTCACGGGCACGGTGCGGAATTTAGCCGATGGCCGGGTGGAATTGATCGCGGAAGGTTCGCCGGACGAACTGGGAGCGTTTCAACAAGCCATCCGGGAATCGGAAGTCGGACATTTTATTCAAAAAGAAGCGGTCGCGTGGGCGGAACCGCAGGGCGCTTTACGCGGTTTTGAGATAGCCAGATAG
- a CDS encoding glutamine amidotransferase — MKFQFTHPYYLLLLPLALAWVIWLAWKSDVQISRWRRWVSFWLRALIVAFLIFALAGIQWMRALEGMNVFFLLDRSDSIPSAQQDLARTYINKTTADKKRVDKGGVIVFGSEANIETAANTAVNVEKIQAVVGTERTDIAGAIRLGTAAFPETGQKRLVLMSDGNENTGDAMTALLAARQLGVTMDVVPMGVERGNDVSIQKLTLPPKLKKGQSFEVKIFLQSDTDTPATLRLYRDDEYLGEQKVQLSKGKNLFTFPQTLTDPRFYKYDARVEAPGDSVPQNNRASAFTSVKGEPEILVVSSDLPGDQPLVEALRSAHLQVKAVSVSGFPASLAEMQSYDAIFISNIAAGDLGKDLQTLLESAVRDFGVGLVCIGGDQTYAAGGYRGTPLEETLPVNMELDSKKVLPSGAVALVMHGMEFANGNQVARDCAQGVLAALGPGDEMGVVLWDGTEHWLFPMTKVGNKKALGQQIAGMNQGDLPGFQGVMSLAHEGLKKASANLKHMIVFSDGDPSAPSAQLMQDIVGDRITVSTVLIAGHAGPDTMIWMADNGKGRFYNVTSPDDLPQIFIKEAAVILKSAIYEDPFKPVFKASSELVRGIGPNEYPQLLGYVATTPKARAEIPLETDKNDPLLAHWQFGLGRAVAWTSDAKGKWAKGWLGWSKYQQFWSQIAQWSLRRLENSDFSTDLSVDGGQGTISTDALDEQGNYRNFLELEGVVVSPKGTATTVQLEQTGPGHYEAHFPTKEVGTYMLSLRDKKDGQIRGTQVVGASINYSPEFNASEPNLNLLRRLAESGGGKLLNPDDPADNTFLHNRQKTYQARDLWEWLLRFSILLFPLDVGVRRIQLEREEMQRMWQWIRRRVFFWAAVEREPEAEESLAALLSRRDQVRSTHTTATAPPVQPSADLFRPQKPVTLPPDAESSSETPGSGLSGAPPPVAEPEKPKTEAASTTSRLLDAKRRAQQRKKE, encoded by the coding sequence ATGAAATTCCAATTCACCCATCCTTATTATTTGCTGCTGCTGCCGCTGGCGCTGGCGTGGGTCATCTGGCTCGCGTGGAAGAGCGACGTGCAAATCAGCCGCTGGCGGCGATGGGTTTCGTTCTGGCTGCGCGCGTTGATCGTGGCGTTCCTCATCTTCGCGCTCGCGGGCATCCAGTGGATGCGCGCGCTCGAAGGCATGAATGTTTTCTTTCTGCTCGACCGTTCGGACAGCATTCCCTCGGCGCAACAGGACCTCGCGCGCACTTACATCAACAAAACCACCGCCGATAAAAAGCGGGTGGACAAGGGCGGCGTGATCGTTTTCGGCAGCGAGGCGAATATCGAGACCGCCGCGAACACCGCGGTCAACGTCGAGAAAATCCAGGCGGTTGTCGGCACGGAACGCACGGACATCGCGGGCGCCATTCGCCTCGGCACGGCGGCGTTTCCCGAAACGGGACAGAAGCGCCTTGTGCTGATGTCCGACGGAAATGAAAACACCGGCGACGCGATGACCGCGCTGCTCGCGGCGCGGCAACTGGGCGTGACGATGGACGTCGTGCCGATGGGCGTGGAGCGCGGCAACGATGTCTCGATCCAAAAGCTCACGCTGCCGCCGAAGCTCAAGAAGGGCCAGTCGTTCGAAGTGAAAATATTTTTGCAGTCGGACACCGACACGCCCGCGACGCTGCGGCTGTATCGCGACGACGAATATCTCGGCGAACAAAAAGTCCAGTTGTCCAAGGGAAAAAATCTTTTCACGTTTCCGCAAACCCTGACCGATCCGCGTTTTTATAAATACGACGCGCGTGTGGAAGCGCCGGGGGATTCCGTGCCGCAAAATAATCGCGCGAGCGCATTTACCAGCGTGAAGGGCGAACCGGAAATTCTGGTGGTGTCGTCGGACCTTCCCGGCGACCAACCGCTCGTCGAGGCGTTGCGTTCGGCGCATTTGCAAGTGAAAGCCGTGTCCGTGAGCGGTTTTCCGGCGTCGCTGGCCGAGATGCAAAGTTACGACGCGATTTTCATTTCCAACATCGCGGCGGGCGATCTCGGCAAGGATTTACAGACGCTGCTCGAAAGCGCGGTGCGGGATTTTGGCGTGGGATTGGTGTGCATCGGCGGCGACCAGACGTACGCGGCGGGCGGTTATCGCGGCACGCCGCTGGAGGAAACGCTGCCGGTCAACATGGAACTCGACAGCAAAAAAGTTTTGCCGAGCGGCGCGGTCGCGCTGGTGATGCACGGGATGGAATTCGCCAATGGCAACCAGGTCGCGCGCGATTGCGCCCAGGGAGTTTTGGCGGCGCTCGGGCCGGGAGATGAAATGGGCGTGGTGCTGTGGGACGGCACGGAGCATTGGCTTTTCCCGATGACGAAGGTCGGCAATAAAAAAGCGCTTGGCCAGCAGATCGCGGGCATGAACCAGGGCGACTTGCCGGGTTTCCAGGGCGTGATGTCGCTCGCGCACGAAGGCTTGAAAAAAGCGAGCGCCAATCTCAAACACATGATTGTTTTCAGCGACGGCGATCCGAGCGCGCCGTCCGCCCAGTTGATGCAGGACATTGTCGGCGACCGCATCACGGTGAGCACGGTGTTGATCGCGGGTCACGCGGGGCCGGACACGATGATCTGGATGGCGGATAATGGCAAAGGACGTTTCTACAATGTGACTTCACCGGACGATTTGCCGCAGATCTTCATCAAGGAAGCGGCGGTGATTTTGAAATCGGCGATTTACGAAGACCCGTTCAAGCCGGTGTTCAAGGCTTCGAGCGAACTGGTGCGCGGCATCGGCCCCAACGAATATCCGCAACTGCTCGGCTATGTCGCGACGACTCCGAAGGCGCGCGCGGAAATTCCGCTGGAGACGGACAAGAACGATCCGCTGCTGGCGCATTGGCAATTTGGCCTGGGCCGCGCGGTCGCCTGGACCTCGGATGCCAAGGGCAAGTGGGCGAAGGGCTGGCTGGGCTGGAGCAAGTATCAGCAATTCTGGTCGCAGATCGCGCAATGGAGTTTGCGGCGATTGGAGAATTCAGATTTCTCGACGGATTTATCGGTGGACGGCGGGCAGGGAACCATTTCGACCGATGCCCTGGATGAGCAGGGAAATTATCGGAATTTTCTCGAACTCGAAGGCGTGGTCGTGAGTCCGAAAGGCACGGCGACGACGGTGCAACTGGAACAGACCGGCCCGGGGCATTACGAGGCGCACTTTCCGACGAAGGAAGTGGGCACTTACATGCTGAGCTTGCGCGATAAAAAAGACGGGCAGATCCGCGGCACGCAAGTCGTCGGCGCGAGCATTAATTATTCGCCGGAGTTCAACGCGTCGGAGCCGAATTTGAATTTGCTGCGGCGCCTAGCCGAAAGCGGCGGCGGCAAGTTGCTCAATCCCGATGATCCGGCGGACAACACCTTCCTGCACAATCGCCAGAAAACGTACCAGGCGCGTGATTTGTGGGAGTGGTTGTTGCGCTTTTCCATTTTGCTTTTTCCGCTGGACGTTGGCGTGCGACGCATCCAACTCGAACGCGAAGAGATGCAGCGCATGTGGCAGTGGATTCGCCGCCGCGTGTTTTTCTGGGCAGCGGTGGAACGCGAACCGGAAGCGGAGGAATCTTTGGCCGCGCTTTTGTCGCGCCGCGATCAGGTGCGCTCAACGCACACGACGGCTACCGCGCCGCCGGTGCAACCATCCGCCGACCTGTTCCGCCCGCAAAAGCCGGTAACCTTGCCGCCCGACGCGGAGTCATCTAGTGAGACGCCGGGTTCAGGTTTGAGTGGTGCGCCGCCGCCGGTAGCAGAACCTGAAAAACCGAAAACCGAAGCGGCAAGCACTACCAGCCGATTGCTGGACGCCAAGCGCCGGGCGCAGCAGCGGAAAAAAGAATGA
- a CDS encoding 6-bladed beta-propeller: MNWPLLINSLLVSALTTVFALALGLMAALWLSGLGGQWRARWIGVAIVALSLPPFLVTNAWLHYVGTAGTWHGWLPVNIYSLGGTVWILSLLLWPIPLFAVLGAWRQLEASQLESDMAVTGFALLRGLLLPLARGPLVQAAVLTFVLALNDFGVPAILQVKVFTAEVWILFNTTMNSLGALEMSWPLLVLPFFLLFWFRRAEVAWPRAEGPVSAKLFRQQLGAGWSRVCGVGTIFICVLSVVLPLAQLATAPLTWSELPGALAAGQSAIWNSIYIAVAVASLCLALSFISWRWPIGTALWIPFFVPGVFIGIALIAIFNRPIFEIFYQHVGIVFLALGLRYLAFGWNGIARAMRGVDRDLTDVARLNGASHWQLFRHVQWPQISSQATVAWYVIFLLCLWDVESMLLVVPPGGETLALRIFNLLHFGHNAQVNSLCLALLALAVAPLILWQVSKLFFQRRRYTTAIAAIFALGFLTSCSVDTATEKTLDSKLFSKVVVIGSRGVGVGEFNKPRSIAVDREDNIYVVDMTARVQKFTPDGQYVLQWQLPQTDLGKPKGMGCDKDGNVIVIEPHYQRINIFSVTGKLLQQWGHKGTNVGELIMPRAVAINSRGDFLMPEYTVVDRVQEFTPGGTNLVRVIGHTGVNHGEFDRPEGIAVDAADNIYVADSCNHRIQIFSPNGKFLRTYGKPGNGVGEMSYPYDVRVDKAGLQFVCEFENSRVQVFDTNGQSLEILGGPGASVGKLNNPYAIALDSHGNLYVADSQNHRVQKFIRRNQLASR, from the coding sequence ATGAACTGGCCGCTGCTCATCAATAGCCTGCTCGTAAGCGCACTGACCACGGTGTTTGCGCTGGCGCTTGGGTTGATGGCGGCGTTGTGGCTCTCGGGACTCGGCGGGCAATGGCGCGCGCGGTGGATCGGCGTCGCGATTGTCGCGCTTTCGCTGCCGCCGTTTCTTGTGACCAATGCGTGGCTGCATTATGTCGGCACGGCGGGCACGTGGCACGGATGGCTGCCGGTAAATATTTATTCGCTCGGCGGCACGGTTTGGATTCTCTCGCTCCTGCTGTGGCCGATTCCGCTGTTCGCCGTGCTCGGCGCGTGGCGGCAACTCGAAGCGTCTCAACTCGAGAGCGACATGGCCGTGACCGGTTTCGCGTTGCTGCGCGGATTGCTCCTGCCACTCGCGCGCGGGCCGCTGGTGCAGGCGGCGGTGCTCACTTTTGTTCTCGCGCTAAATGATTTCGGCGTGCCCGCGATTTTGCAGGTCAAGGTATTCACGGCAGAAGTGTGGATTTTATTCAATACGACCATGAATTCCCTAGGCGCGCTGGAAATGAGCTGGCCGTTGCTGGTGCTGCCGTTCTTTTTGCTGTTCTGGTTTCGCCGGGCGGAAGTCGCGTGGCCGCGCGCCGAAGGCCCAGTGTCCGCAAAATTATTTCGCCAGCAACTCGGCGCGGGCTGGTCGCGTGTCTGTGGAGTCGGAACCATTTTTATCTGCGTGCTCTCAGTCGTGCTGCCGCTCGCGCAACTCGCCACGGCGCCGCTGACGTGGTCGGAACTTCCGGGCGCACTCGCCGCCGGACAATCCGCGATTTGGAACTCAATTTACATCGCGGTCGCCGTCGCCTCGTTGTGTCTCGCGCTTTCCTTCATCAGTTGGCGCTGGCCGATTGGCACGGCGTTATGGATTCCATTTTTTGTGCCGGGCGTGTTCATCGGCATCGCACTCATCGCGATTTTTAACCGCCCGATTTTCGAGATATTTTATCAACACGTCGGCATTGTTTTCCTCGCATTGGGGCTGCGGTATCTGGCGTTCGGCTGGAATGGCATCGCACGGGCTATGCGTGGTGTGGATCGCGACCTTACGGATGTCGCGCGGCTGAATGGCGCGTCACACTGGCAACTGTTTCGCCATGTTCAATGGCCGCAAATCTCCTCGCAAGCGACCGTGGCGTGGTACGTGATTTTTCTGCTTTGCCTGTGGGATGTCGAATCCATGTTGCTGGTTGTTCCGCCCGGCGGCGAGACGCTTGCCTTGCGCATTTTTAATCTGCTGCACTTCGGCCACAACGCGCAGGTAAATTCGCTTTGCCTCGCGCTGCTCGCGTTGGCGGTCGCGCCGCTCATTTTATGGCAGGTGTCGAAATTATTTTTCCAACGCCGTCGTTACACGACAGCGATCGCCGCGATTTTTGCGCTCGGTTTTCTCACGAGTTGCTCGGTGGATACCGCGACGGAGAAAACTTTGGACAGCAAATTGTTCAGCAAGGTCGTGGTTATCGGCAGCCGTGGGGTGGGCGTGGGAGAATTCAACAAGCCGCGCTCCATCGCCGTGGATCGCGAGGATAATATTTACGTCGTGGACATGACCGCACGCGTGCAGAAATTCACGCCGGACGGCCAATACGTTTTGCAATGGCAGTTGCCGCAGACGGACCTCGGCAAACCCAAAGGCATGGGCTGTGACAAGGACGGCAACGTCATTGTCATTGAGCCGCATTACCAGCGCATCAATATTTTTTCTGTCACCGGCAAGCTGTTGCAGCAATGGGGCCACAAGGGCACGAACGTCGGTGAACTCATCATGCCGCGCGCGGTGGCGATCAATTCGCGCGGTGATTTTTTGATGCCGGAATATACGGTCGTGGATCGCGTGCAGGAATTTACGCCGGGCGGCACAAACCTCGTGCGCGTCATCGGCCACACCGGCGTGAATCATGGCGAGTTCGATCGGCCCGAGGGCATCGCTGTGGATGCGGCGGATAATATTTACGTGGCGGACTCGTGCAACCATCGCATCCAGATTTTTTCGCCGAATGGAAAATTCCTGCGCACTTACGGCAAGCCCGGCAACGGCGTGGGTGAAATGAGTTACCCGTATGACGTGCGGGTGGACAAGGCCGGTTTGCAATTTGTGTGTGAATTTGAAAACAGCCGCGTGCAGGTTTTCGATACCAACGGCCAATCCCTCGAAATCCTCGGCGGGCCCGGTGCGTCAGTTGGCAAGTTGAATAATCCCTACGCCATCGCGCTCGATTCGCACGGCAACCTTTACGTGGCGGATTCGCAGAACCATCGCGTGCAAAAATTCATACGACGAAACCAGCTGGCCAGCCGATGA
- a CDS encoding substrate-binding domain-containing protein, translating to MVYSSQDEEFADTIFKNFEKQTGIQVKAVYDSEAMKTVGLVNRLLAENDHPQCDVFWNNEELRTRLLATKNIFRETNGWALLGYRSRRLVINANAVPQSLGPLNFSDATNVAWRGKVALAYPLFGTTATHFLALRQYWGDAKWQAWCRALVVNKAMLVDGNSVVARQVGGGEALIGFTDSDDAAAEQHEGLPLAVMPLGSESLLIHNSAGVIRGAPHPEAAQQLFAYLQSPEVEQLLVEKKALESATPGEPETNPGLKVDWDALLRDLDAGTKEMETIFLR from the coding sequence GTGGTTTACAGTTCTCAGGATGAGGAGTTCGCGGACACGATCTTCAAAAATTTTGAAAAGCAAACAGGTATTCAAGTCAAAGCGGTTTATGACAGTGAAGCGATGAAGACGGTTGGCCTGGTCAATCGACTGCTCGCTGAGAACGATCATCCGCAGTGCGATGTGTTTTGGAACAACGAGGAATTGCGCACGCGGCTGCTGGCCACGAAAAATATTTTTCGCGAGACGAATGGCTGGGCGTTGCTCGGCTATCGCAGCCGCCGGCTGGTGATCAATGCGAATGCCGTGCCGCAATCGCTGGGGCCGCTTAATTTCAGCGATGCCACCAACGTGGCGTGGCGCGGCAAGGTTGCGCTCGCCTATCCGCTGTTCGGCACAACGGCCACGCATTTTCTGGCGTTGCGCCAGTATTGGGGCGATGCCAAATGGCAGGCGTGGTGCCGCGCGCTGGTCGTGAACAAGGCGATGCTCGTGGACGGCAATTCCGTCGTGGCGCGCCAGGTCGGCGGCGGCGAGGCGCTCATCGGCTTCACGGATTCCGACGACGCGGCGGCGGAACAGCACGAAGGCTTGCCGCTCGCCGTCATGCCGCTGGGCAGCGAGAGCTTGCTCATCCACAATTCCGCCGGAGTCATCCGCGGCGCGCCGCATCCCGAGGCGGCGCAACAACTGTTCGCGTATCTGCAAAGCCCCGAGGTCGAGCAACTGCTCGTCGAGAAAAAAGCGCTGGAATCCGCCACGCCCGGCGAGCCGGAAACCAATCCCGGCCTTAAAGTGGATTGGGACGCGCTGCTTCGCGACCTCGATGCCGGCACCAAAGAAATGGAGACGATTTTCTTGCGATGA
- a CDS encoding VWA domain-containing protein: MNFLSPFAFLFALTIPVVIVFYLLKRKRVVKLVSSTLLWQKFLAETQASAPFQKLRRNWLLLLQILLLILAILALTRPYFATHAGSSDLRVLILDASASMQATDVTPSRFEVARQEALKWVDSLRPGDKMVVLQVAANTEVKQSETGEKAALRRAILSCNAMDAPTRLIPALKMADSLVRDRGRESNPEIHLFSDGAVPDIAEFDNRALPLIYHKVGESDDNIGITALDVKANPEDASQRAVYVSVANFSTNTQQTDLELRLDGNLLETRPIKIAPGQVSPQIFLAAQSHDGVFSVHSTLPDALAADNDASVISLLPHPVNALLVTRGNRFLERALRAAPNVQLTVATELTDDAATFDFVVLDDVVPVVWPRENVLAIHVANTNWFEGLSQIETPAIVDWRATHPVLRYVGFDNVQVAKSMQVKMPSWGVSLVDSPQSPLIIAGELGRQRILWVGFDTLESTWPYRISYPIFIANAVEWLNPATERNSQLLVHAGDPFHLSLNQPVTNAQVTLPSGAIQNLKVDASATEIVFGDTFHQGIYHLKTGTNDTTFCVALLDSAESNIKPREDLQFGKYVKVSATTVHRANLELWRHLAAIALGVLLFEWWYYHKRTV; the protein is encoded by the coding sequence ATGAATTTTCTTTCTCCATTCGCATTTTTGTTCGCGCTGACGATTCCGGTCGTCATCGTGTTCTATTTGCTCAAGAGGAAGCGCGTCGTAAAATTAGTTTCGAGTACGTTGCTTTGGCAAAAATTCCTGGCGGAAACGCAGGCGAGCGCGCCGTTTCAAAAACTTCGCCGCAACTGGTTGTTGCTGCTGCAAATACTTTTGTTGATTCTCGCGATCCTCGCTTTGACACGGCCCTACTTCGCCACGCACGCGGGCTCCAGTGATTTGCGGGTTTTGATTTTGGATGCGTCGGCGAGCATGCAGGCTACGGATGTGACGCCTTCGCGCTTCGAGGTTGCCCGGCAGGAGGCGCTCAAGTGGGTGGATAGCTTGCGGCCGGGCGATAAGATGGTCGTGCTTCAAGTCGCCGCGAATACCGAGGTCAAGCAATCCGAGACGGGCGAAAAGGCCGCGCTTCGCCGCGCGATTCTTTCCTGCAATGCCATGGATGCTCCCACGCGGCTCATCCCCGCGCTCAAGATGGCCGATTCGCTCGTGCGCGATCGCGGTCGGGAGAGCAATCCTGAGATTCATCTTTTCAGCGACGGCGCGGTGCCGGACATCGCCGAGTTCGATAACCGCGCGCTCCCGCTCATTTATCACAAGGTCGGCGAGAGCGATGACAATATCGGCATCACCGCGCTTGACGTGAAAGCGAACCCCGAGGACGCCTCGCAACGCGCCGTCTATGTGAGCGTGGCAAATTTTTCCACCAACACGCAGCAGACCGATCTCGAATTGCGGCTCGACGGCAATCTGCTCGAAACGCGCCCGATCAAAATCGCTCCCGGCCAGGTTTCGCCGCAAATATTTCTCGCCGCGCAATCGCACGACGGCGTTTTCTCCGTCCATTCGACGCTCCCCGACGCTCTTGCCGCCGATAACGACGCCTCGGTCATCAGCCTTTTGCCGCATCCGGTGAACGCGCTGCTCGTCACGCGCGGAAATCGTTTTCTCGAACGCGCCCTGCGCGCCGCACCAAATGTCCAACTCACCGTCGCCACTGAACTCACCGACGACGCGGCCACTTTTGATTTTGTCGTGCTCGACGATGTCGTTCCCGTTGTGTGGCCGCGCGAAAATGTGCTCGCCATCCATGTCGCGAACACGAATTGGTTCGAGGGCCTTTCGCAAATCGAGACGCCCGCAATCGTGGACTGGCGCGCGACACATCCCGTGCTGCGCTACGTCGGTTTCGACAACGTGCAGGTCGCCAAAAGCATGCAGGTGAAAATGCCGTCGTGGGGTGTCTCGCTGGTGGACTCGCCGCAATCGCCGCTTATCATCGCGGGCGAGCTTGGACGCCAGCGCATCCTGTGGGTCGGCTTCGACACGCTCGAAAGCACGTGGCCATATCGCATTTCCTATCCCATTTTCATCGCCAACGCCGTCGAGTGGCTCAACCCCGCGACCGAGCGCAACAGCCAGCTTCTCGTCCACGCCGGCGACCCGTTTCATCTCAGCCTTAATCAACCCGTGACGAACGCGCAAGTCACGCTGCCCAGCGGCGCGATTCAAAATTTGAAAGTGGACGCGAGCGCAACCGAGATCGTTTTCGGGGATACGTTTCATCAAGGCATTTATCATCTGAAAACCGGCACGAACGACACCACCTTTTGCGTCGCGCTGCTCGATTCGGCGGAGAGCAATATCAAGCCACGCGAGGATTTGCAGTTTGGAAAATACGTGAAAGTTTCCGCCACGACTGTGCATCGCGCGAACCTGGAATTGTGGCGTCACCTCGCGGCGATCGCGCTGGGGGTGCTGTTGTTTGAGTGGTGGTATTACCACAAACGGACCGTTTGA
- a CDS encoding DUF58 domain-containing protein, with protein MSAPLLTAELLRRLEQFQLLASRRAKSSARGERRSRARGQSVEFADHRNYVPGDDFRYLDWNLYGRLEKLFLKLYEEERELPVRIFLDASESMTFGEPRKFDFARQIAAAIGYVALCGFDRVSVVPFPDNKDESAVRGALRAVRGRKSALNFFQNISQLTAKGTANFNESLRRGALEARQAGVAVVLSDFLDPAGYESGLTALVGRGFQVNAVQILAPEELSPSTYGDLRLVDAETGNVQEVSFGKYRMSSYQQMVQNFCQRLREYSQARGISFFMAPSNMSLEQLLLKQLRQSEVWG; from the coding sequence ATGTCCGCCCCCCTGCTCACCGCTGAACTTTTGCGCCGGTTGGAACAATTCCAACTGCTGGCCTCGCGTCGCGCCAAGAGTTCCGCGCGCGGTGAGCGCCGCAGCCGAGCGCGCGGGCAGTCGGTCGAGTTTGCCGACCATCGTAACTACGTGCCCGGCGATGATTTTCGTTATCTCGATTGGAATCTTTACGGGCGCCTCGAAAAATTATTTCTCAAGCTTTACGAGGAGGAACGCGAATTGCCCGTCCGCATTTTTCTCGATGCCAGCGAATCCATGACCTTCGGCGAACCGCGTAAATTCGATTTCGCGCGCCAGATCGCTGCCGCCATCGGCTACGTCGCGCTTTGCGGATTCGACCGCGTGAGCGTCGTTCCGTTTCCCGACAACAAAGACGAGTCTGCCGTGCGCGGAGCCTTGCGCGCCGTGCGAGGCCGGAAGTCCGCGCTGAATTTTTTCCAAAACATTTCGCAACTCACTGCCAAAGGAACCGCTAATTTCAACGAGTCCCTGCGACGCGGCGCGCTCGAAGCCCGGCAGGCGGGCGTCGCCGTCGTGCTCAGCGATTTTCTCGATCCCGCCGGTTACGAAAGCGGCCTGACCGCGCTCGTTGGCCGTGGCTTTCAGGTCAACGCTGTGCAGATTCTCGCGCCCGAGGAACTCTCACCCTCGACTTACGGCGACCTTCGCCTCGTGGATGCTGAGACCGGCAACGTGCAGGAAGTCAGTTTCGGCAAATACCGTATGTCGTCGTATCAACAGATGGTCCAGAATTTTTGCCAGCGTCTCCGCGAATATTCGCAAGCGCGCGGCATCAGCTTCTTCATGGCGCCGTCTAATATGTCGCTTGAACAACTGTTGCTGAAACAACTGCGGCAATCGGAAGTCTGGGGATAG